CTTGAGCCACAAAAAGGCTGCTGGGTATCTCCTGTATCAAAGAAAGAACTGAATGATCTCTACGAAAGCCTTCGTGTTGTCTCTTCTGTTCTGCTTAAAAAAGCGATTTCAGCGGGTGATGAGAGCTGGGAACTAGATGTATTAACGTCTTACCATAAACTGTCGCGAGTGCAGTACGTATCTGAAGAGTTTGATTGTGTTGAGTGGGAAGAGCGCCACCAGCAGTTCCATGTTGCGTTACTTGAAGGCGCTGATTCAGAGAACATGTTTAAGTTCTTTGATGACCTAATTAACCAAGTGAAACGTTACCGCTTCCTCGCTATGTCTGCAGAAAGCGCATCTGATGATCTGTTCAATATTGATGAGCACGAAATGATCATGAAGCTAGTACTCTCTAAGAATGTAGAACAAGCGACAGAACTGCTTGATCAACACTTACTAGGTTCAATGAAACGAATTGAAGAAGTTATCGAAGCGGCATAATG
This region of Vibrio sp. BS-M-Sm-2 genomic DNA includes:
- a CDS encoding GntR family transcriptional regulator, coding for MIRQDILNGELTPGQKLVVADLKARYNVGASPIREALVQLSWSKYVKLEPQKGCWVSPVSKKELNDLYESLRVVSSVLLKKAISAGDESWELDVLTSYHKLSRVQYVSEEFDCVEWEERHQQFHVALLEGADSENMFKFFDDLINQVKRYRFLAMSAESASDDLFNIDEHEMIMKLVLSKNVEQATELLDQHLLGSMKRIEEVIEAA